A window of Punica granatum isolate Tunisia-2019 chromosome 8, ASM765513v2, whole genome shotgun sequence genomic DNA:
CAAGTTGGAGTAAACCCCAACAGCCCCTCCAACAGAATCATACTCCTCCAACAAGTTATTCCCTACCTCACCGGCACAATTATTACTCTTCTTCACCCTACCCGCGATGACCCGACACACGAGCATTGCCCGACCAGCATCTCCGGCAGCCCACCCGCTGGCCCGATCGTGGGCCCGCCCGCTCGTCGCGGTAGTCAAGATACCCTTTACATCTGCCCCGCCAGCCCCGGCGACCTTGAACCCGTTCTTGATAATGCTGCAGACATTGCATCTCGAGGCGGCTGACATGTTGTTGCAGCAGAGGCTCGTGGACCCGTCGAGGCCAAGTGGGCATGAGAATGTGGTGCAGTGGAACCTCAGGAGCTCATTCCCATCGGCCACGCAGCGGGGGAACTGGGACTGCTTCTTCGCGAACTTGGAGGCTTTTGACTTGATCTGGTCACGGTATTCCTCGAATTTAGAGATGGTTTTCTGGGTGTTTCGGACTTTGAGGATGTGGTCGATTTTGCAGATCGGGGTCTGCTTCTTGAGCCAGCTTGACTGGAATATGATCTCGACTATGTTCTTGCTCGTGTCCTCTGGGCTCAGCTCCGATACTGTATTAAGTGAATCGCGACCGGAGAGAGCAAGTAaaatagttaaaattaaaagtgtaTTCGTAAAACTCGATGGAAACTCTTGAGGACGGCATGAGCATATATGTTGTTCGGAAAACTCTACTTAGACTGTAAAACCTCGAACATGAGAATTATAAGAAGTGTAAAGAAAGGAAGATAAACTAAGGAACACGATAAATTTTGTTACCGGCATGTTTAACGGCTTGATGAAGCTCCAAGCTCTCGGGTTTCATGAAGATCTCGCTGCACTCCGGGCAGCTGCAAATGGTGGATCTAAGAGAAGGGTCTCTGGTGACAAGAGGATCCACCACCATTCTACACTCATAGCACCCGGAGAACCTCCTCAGGTTCATCCGGTTCCCTCCTCTAAATGATCCAGCTCCGGCTCCCGCACCCGTGGTAGCTGAGGAATTGAATGATGCAGGGGCAGTGAAGTTAGAAGAAGAAACCACTGAGCTCAGGGACCTCTTCTTGTGGGCGGCCCCATTCCCGGTTGGCGTGGACGAAGACGATGGGGCCGAAGGTGATGTCTCGAGGGGCCTGTGCATGACTTTGGTGTTGCTGCAGAGTGAGCCTGAGCACCTCATTTTCTTGCACTTCTTGCTCGCGTTTGCCGGTCCTCCTGATACCACCGGCTCTTCGATGGGCTTCAGTTCCACGACCTGCTGTTTTGGGTTCTGGTTCCTGCAGGACAGGATGCCCCTCACAGATGTCCAAGAATGGGTCCTCCCCAGCTTCTGAGACTGATGACCCGATGCCTTGTTCGGGCATTTCTCTATGGTCTTCCTCACGGTTTTGGTGGTCTTTGCCATTACTATGATCTCGGAAGTGATTCGAGTTGTGTTCTGTTTGCTGCTTCTCACTTCACTTGGATTTGATCCACATTGCAGAGGTGAGTCTCTAACAGTGCAATGTAGAAACAAGGAGGGGGAAAAGATAAGAGGGAAAGAGAACTAGAAGAACAGGAGAGTTTGCATAGAAGCTCTCTGCTTTTGGGGGAAGTGAGAGTTCATTTCTTGATTTGGGACCGGTGGGCTCCCAGCACTTGTAGTGTGTTTTCATTACTGttttcactatatatatattttttgggtgaatactgtttttattatattaaattaatgatatatttACGATTGTTGGTGGTATTTTACATCAAGTTGGAAGATTTGAAAGACCCGAAGACCCAGAAACGAGTACGAAAAATCTACCGAAGAAAAGGAAGCATTTAGCAACTTGAGCCATGGCAAAAATGCTAGACCTGCCATGCACAATATAAAGAGACGATCAACAAATCGTGCCATGGCAATTGCACTGATGTGCTATGGCAAGTTTGGCCGAGAGAGAATCTCGAAATTTGACTTCCGTTGTGGTGCGATTTCATTGTAACTCAGAATCtatttaaaaaggaaaatctttCTTGGTGgtcttatatattttcttagtGATAAGTATTTTAGGATATATTATTAGggatatttattatatttatcagAAAACATGGTGGTGGGTCTtgtaatctatatatagagagataGTCTTGGAACACAGGAGAGGTGACGATGAAGATCGTGAGAGAGAGCTTAGTGTGAGACTTGTCTCAGTGATAGTAGGTCAGGTTTGGGCTTGGAAAAATACAAGTATCACCTTGTTGTAATTTCCTTTGTGCGATCTAGTAAATactcgtaattccatcaaatTATTTACGTGTCGTTTCTATTTCGTGTTTCTCGTTTCTTCGAGTCGGTTGGATCGCCCTTGGATTCCAACAACGAGAATGTGATTTAACAGCAAATGAAGCTCTTAATAACAGAATACACTTCATGATAAAGAGTCAAGCTGATGTTTGAATTAGTACCAATGGTCtcattcaagaaaaaaaaaagattaaaaaccCTCATGACCAAAGCCAAGTTTTCGTCtgaacaaaaattaatttgagtAATAGGGTGAGTATATGTCTCGTAATAtcactaaaaataaataaataaatcataaattatataaataatatattgttgtgttcatttatatattgatgtgaatctcgacgaacctgccgcgagacccaacaacaatagaatgagatcaaacccgggatcgtccaatgaaggtttcaaggatagaGAATATTGACTCGctgactataaagagccaaagaccaatattataatatggaatattgacccgctagctataGGGAgccagaaaccaatattataaatgtcgggaatcacaagtcatcacacttgcaatatcgtcGAAGTTGCTGC
This region includes:
- the LOC116187015 gene encoding uncharacterized protein LOC116187015, with product MAKTTKTVRKTIEKCPNKASGHQSQKLGRTHSWTSVRGILSCRNQNPKQQVVELKPIEEPVVSGGPANASKKCKKMRCSGSLCSNTKVMHRPLETSPSAPSSSSTPTGNGAAHKKRSLSSVVSSSNFTAPASFNSSATTGAGAGAGSFRGGNRMNLRRFSGCYECRMVVDPLVTRDPSLRSTICSCPECSEIFMKPESLELHQAVKHAVSELSPEDTSKNIVEIIFQSSWLKKQTPICKIDHILKVRNTQKTISKFEEYRDQIKSKASKFAKKQSQFPRCVADGNELLRFHCTTFSCPLGLDGSTSLCCNNMSAASRCNVCSIIKNGFKVAGAGGADVKGILTTATSGRAHDRASGWAAGDAGRAMLVCRVIAGRVKKSNNCAGEVGNNLLEEYDSVGGAVGVYSNLDELYVFNPRAILPCFVVIYRWF